The following coding sequences lie in one Cinclus cinclus chromosome 15, bCinCin1.1, whole genome shotgun sequence genomic window:
- the YIPF6 gene encoding protein YIPF6, translating to MAAAEGSGAGGTLFPGLADVSISQDIPVEGEITVPVGSHSPDEDYSTLDEPVKDTIMRDLKAVGKKFVHVMYPRKSSALLRDWDLWGPLVLCVSLALMLQGGSADSKDDGGPQFAEVFVIIWFGAVVITLNSKLLGGTISFFQSLCVLGYCVMPLTVAMLVCRLVLLAGAGTVSFIIRLIVVGAMFGWSTLASTAFLADSQPPNRKALVVYPIFLFYFVISWMILTFTPQ from the exons ATGGCGGCGGCCgaggggagcggggctggggggaCCCTG TTCCCAGGTCTGGCAGATGTGTCAATATCCCAGGATATTCCAGTGGAGGGGGAGATCACTGTCCCTGTGGGATCTCACTCTCCTGATGAGGATTACTCCACGCTGGATGAGCCAGTCAAGGATACCATT atgaGGGACCTGAAGGCTGTTGGGAAGAAGTTTGTCCATGTCATGTATCCCAGGAAGAGCAGCGCACTCCTCAGGGACT gGGATCTGTGGGGCCCATTGGTGCTGTGTGTCTCCCTGGCTCT GATGCTGCAGGGTGGCTCTGCAGACAGCAAGGATGATGGAGGGCCCCAGTTTGCCGAGGTGTTTGTCATCATCTGGTTTGGGGCCGTTGTCATCACGCTCAACTCAAAGCTTCTGGGAGGGACCAT CTCCTTCTTCCAgagcctgtgtgtgctggggtaCTGCGTGATGCCGCTGACCGTGGCCATGCTGGTGtgcaggctggtgctgctggcaggcgCAGGCACTGTCAGCTTTATCATCCGCCTCATCGTGGTGGGGGCCATGTTCGGCTGGTCCACCTTGG CATCCACGGCATTCCTGGCAGACAGCCAACCCCCCAACCGCAAGGCTCTTGTCGTGTACCCCATCTTCCTCTTCTACTTCGTCATCAGCTGGATGATCCTGACCTTCACCCCCCAGTGA